AACTGCAACCAGCTTGCCTTCGCCGGTTTCTTCCAACTGCTTTACTCTTCTGTAGTGGGCGTTAGCGAAGTTTCGCACACCAACAATCGCAAAGCGTACACTCACTCAAATCCTCTCCTATCTAAATTAATGGTTTTATCAAAGCACGAATATCTCTAGAATGTGCCGGAAACATCTAATGTGCGGTCACCGCCATCTTTTGTGAAGGTGGAGCTAGCGATTCTTTCCTTTAGCTTCTCATAAAAAAGATCTTCATCAAAGGGCAGTTCAATCCAGGAATCGGTCCAGTCTGATAAATGCATAGCATTGGATAGAATCAGGCCGTTGATGCCCTCTTCTCCTGGAGCTAAGAGCGGCGTTCCCTTACGGATCGCATCAACCCAGTTTCTGAGCACTCCCTGATGACCGGGATAATCGCCGTCTGCTGGGACATCGCATTTCCAAGCTTCGGGCCTGCCGAAACCGCCTTGGTACTCAGCGTTAAACTGGCGCTCCGGTATCCGCAGGCGCCAGAAGGTAAGCTGGTCACCTTCCACCACAATTTTACCCCGGTCGCCCGAAATTTCCAGGCGGTTCGTACCGGGCGTCTCGCCGGTGGTAGTGATAAACAAGCCGGTTGCGCCGTTTTCATACTCCACATAAGCGGTGACATCGTCCTCCACTTCAATATCGTGGTATTTGCCGTAGTAGCAAAATGCTCTTACCCGCTTGGGCATGCCGCAGATCCACTGCCATAAATCCAGCTGATGCGGACACTGGTTCAGAAGCACTCCGCCGCCCTCGCCTGCCCAGGTAGCTCTCCAGCCCCCTGAGTCGTAATAGCTTTGGGGACGATACCAGTCGGTGATGATCCAGATCACCCGCTTTAATTCTCCCACCTCACCGCTTTGGACCAAATCCCGCACCTTTTGGTAGAGGGGATTGGTACGCTGATTGTACATCATGCTGAATACTCTGCCGCTTTTGGCAGCGGCTTCGTTCATTTCCCGCACCTGCTTAGTATAAACGCCGGCAGGCTTCTCAACCAACACATGCAGTCCCTGCTCAAAAGCGGCAACTGCCAGAGGTGGATGGTCGTAGTGGGGAGTTGCGATCACAACCGCGTCAACGCAGCCTGCTGCAAACATCTCCTCCGCGCTTTGAAAGCGCTTGAGATCGGAACCGAGATGCTTCTCTGCCCATTCCAAGCGCTGCGGATTGATATCGCAGACCGCGGTCAGTTCAGCGCCGGGAACCCGGCCTTGAATGAAATGACGGGCATGGCTGACGCCGATGTTCCCAATCCCGATAATCCCGACTCTTACTTTATCCAAGGCATTCACTCCTTCTCAACTTCTACAAACCCAGGTCCTTGAGATTGCGGTAGCTGATGGCCAGGCTTTCAAATGGATCGCGCGCGCAGATATCCTGCTCTACCGCTGCGTATTCCACTCCGGTTCTGCGGCACGCTTCAATAATCTCAGGCCACTCTAAGTTGCCCTCGCCTACTTCAGTCATCACCGACTCATTCTTGCCGGCATTGCCCATATCTTTAAAGTGAACTACCTTCATGCGGCCGGCCACCTTATTGATCCAAGTAACCGGATTTGCTCCGCCAACCTGCACCCAGTAAGTATCAAGTTCAAAATGAAAAGCATCCGGATCGCTTTCCTCGAGGAGAATATCGAGGCCGGTAACACCGTCAAATTTCTCGAACTCAAAGGCGTGGTTGTGATAAATAAACTGGAGGCCGTGATCCCGCAGTTTTTTCCCGATCTCACTAGCTCTTTTGGCAAAGCGCACCCAGCCTTCCCGGTCTTCTCGGTATTCGCCAGGCATGCCGCCGAGCCCCACATATTTGCAGTTCAAGATTTTATGCTCATTGATTAAGTTATCCAGATCATTCTCCATTCTGTCCCAGGGCACATGGGTTGCGCAGACGGTAAGCCCTTCCCGGTCAAGAATAGTTCTCAGCTCGTTAGTGTCAATCTGGCCGATGCCCGATACCTGCACGGACGGATAGCCGATCGCCTTGATCTTGCCCAAACCTTCAGCAATCTGCTCAGGAGTGCGCATAAACTCACGCACTGTGTAAAGCTGCGCTGCAATAATAGGACCGCTCATGTTCCTGCTCCTTTCTCTAGTTACTGCCTACTGCGAAAGTCTTTGAGAAACTCCTGGTAAACAGGCACATAAATCTCGGTATCTCTAACCACACATCCAGTCAACCGCGCTTCGCCTTTCAGCTCCGAGCACTTGCTGCAGCTGATGCAGACTTTGCGGGGATTCATCTCGCCGCTGGCGAAAATATCGTTGGCAAAATCTGGATAAGCAAAAGCTTCGCGACCGAAACCACAGATAGCCGCCCAGCCTTCCTTGACCATCCCGGCAGATACTAATGGCGCAAACTGCCGCAGCCAGCTGAAGCCGGTGCCCACAATAACGCATTCCGGCACTGTCTGCTGGATTTCTTTCACCAGGCTCAGCATGCGGTGCACACCGATCAGGGGATGCTCAGGCTGCGGATAGCCTTTTAAGCCGGCTTGATCGTATGGGCGGGACATATGCGGTGTAATATATGGGGTTGCCGCGGTAACGTTGATCATATTTAAACCTAAATCTACCAGTTCTTGCACAAACCGCTTCGGTTCGGTTAAATCAGGATCACCGTTTTCATCGCAGCCCCAGCCGTAGGGATAAGGAATTGCATCGTAAACATTGAGTCTGGTCGTGATTTCAATATCAATGCCTGCTGCTTTAATCTTGGTAATAACATTCTTTAACCAGCGGGTGCGGTTCTCATAGCTGCCGCCGTACTCGCCCGGACGGTTGTGGGCTCCTAACAGCTCACTGATGAGATAGCGGTGGCAGGCTTTAATGTCTACTGCATCAAAACCAGCTTCCGCTGCCAATCGGGCAGCTTCCACAAAATCATCTTCTAAAGCCTTCAGCTCTTCATCAGTAATTACCGGTTTGTCCGGATCAACACCTGATTTCTTATCAATCTCTGGTTCATGGACAGCGATCACTTTGCCATCACCGTAGCGTCCGGCGTGAGTGATTTGGAGCACCAGGTAAGGAGCAGCTCCATTAGCGTCTAAACCAGCTTGTCTGGTTGCGTCGGCTAATTTCTTAAATTCAGCCACATTATCTTTGTGGATATACAGCTGAGTCGGCTTACCCCGCCCGGCAGCGCTTGCTGCTGTGGCCTCAAACCAGATCAAGCCTGCGCCACCGCTGGCAAAACGCTGATAGCGGCGGTAGGTCAGTTCACCCGGGGATCCGTCCGGCTTGGCGTCGCACCCTTCCATTGGCTGAACGCTTAAACGGTTGGGAATTGTTTTATTTCCTACTTGAACTGGCTGTTTGAGCAGGGATACATCTGATTCCAGGGGCAGTTCTAAGTTGTATTTGTCAAGATCAGCAGTAAAGTCTTCCAGTGTTTTGTAATCAAACTTAAGCTTTTCCACTAACTTAAATCCTCCTTTTCGTCTTGAAATTGCTTAACAACCTCAGTTAAATAGTGAGCAAACTCCTGCCTCAGTTCCGGCATTTCCAGGGCAAACTCAACTGTGGCTTTGAGAAAGCCCAGTTTGCTGCCGACATCGTAGCGCCTGCCTGCAAAGGCATAGGCGTAAATCTGCTGACGGGCTAACAGGGTCACTAAGGCATCGGTAAGCTGGATCTCTCCCCCTTTGCCCGGTTTGGTCGATGCGAGGATTTCAAAAATTTCGGGAGTAATGATGTAGCGGCCTAAAATGGCAACATTACTGGGAGCCTCCGCTACAGCCGGTTTCTCCACCAACCCAGTCACCCGGTAAAGTCCGGATTCAATTTCCTCACCTTTAATTACTCCGTATTGGTCTACCATGTTTTCCGGAACAGGCTGTACGCCGAGCACGCTGGTTCGCACCTGTTCATATACTTCTACCAGCTGCTTTAAGCAGGGCACGGAATTAGCGACAATATCATCACCCAGCAAAACCGCAAACGGTTCATTGCCTACAAAGGAGCGGGCGCAGTAGATGGCGTGGCCTAAGCCCTTCGGTTCTTTCTGCCGCACATAGTGGATATTAACCATGTTGGTAATATCCTCGATCAGCCTTAACCGTTCGGTGTCGCCCTTGGCTTTTAAAGCGGCTTCCAGTTCGTAGTTTTTGTCAAAATGATCTTCGATAGACCTTTTGTTTCGTCCGGTGACAATTAGGATTTCTTCAATGCCCGATTCAACTGCTTCTTCAATAATAAATTGAATTGAAGGTTTGTCCACAATGGGCAGCATCTCTTTCGGCTGCGCTTTGGTTGCGGGCAGAAATCTGGTGCCTAATCCCGCTGCTGGAATTACTGCTTTTTTAATTTTCACGGCATACTTCCTCTCTAGCCTGAAATTGGCAGGATTAATTTTGGTTGCGTAGAATATGAGTTAGTTAAATATCACTGCAAAGGAGACTGCACATGACAATCATTAAACCTAACTCAACCGTTTTATTTCAAGGCGACAGCATTACCGACTGCGGACGGGACCGCAACGACCCTGATAGTCTCGGGCGCGGCTATGCGCTGATGGCTGCCGGTATGTTCTCCGCCTTATATCCAGAGCACAAGGTGAAATTTATCAACCGCGGCATCAGCGGCAACCGAACCGAGCATCTTGTAGCAAGATGGCAGGCAGACTGCATTGACCTTCAACCCGATTTTGTTTCAATTATGATCGGAATCAATGATGTCTGGCACGCTTATAATAAAAGGATTGAAACTGTATCTATTGACCAGTTTACAGCTAATTACCGCCACATCCTCAACCTAACCCGCGAGCATCTGGACGCAGAAATCCTGCTGATGGAACCTTATGTACTCCACATACCGGAAGACCGGATGCTGTGGCGGGAGGATTTGGATCCGAAGCGGGAAGCTGTTAGGAAATTAGCTCAGGAATTTGATGCGATTGTCATTCCGATGGATGAGATTTTCCAAGCTGTGGCAGCTGACGACCCGGGTTTCTGGTGTCCGGATGGAGTCCACCCCGCGCCAGCAGGCCACGGACTGATTGCCAAAGCTTGGCTTGAGGCTGTGAAAGCACTTTAGTAAAATTCCGGTCCTCGGTGTTATTCTATATTATAATGGTATTTCCCTGCCAATAAATGCAGTGCGTACCAATTAAGGAAGGTGCAGAATAATGAAGAGTTTAAACAAACCTGTAATTAAGATCGGTCTCCTTGGACTAGGCACAGTCGGTACCGGTACGACACAAATTCTCACCAATAACGGCGCAGACATTACCGCAAAGGTCGGCAGCAAACTGCAGATTACCAAAGCGCTGGTGCGCGACGTTTCCAAACCCCGGCCGAATATGGATCCCAGTATCCTTTTGACCCAGGATCCAGCCGATGTTCTCGCAGATCCGGAGATCGATATTGTTGTGGAAGTGATGGGAGGCATTGAACCGGCGCGGGAGTATATCGCAGCGGCTCTGGCCGGCGGAAAATATGTGGTTACTGCTAATAAGGATCTAATGGCAGTGCACGGAAGTGAGCTGTTAAGCATCGCCCGGGAAAACCACCGCACTATTTACTACGAAGCGAGTGTTGGCGGCGGTATCCCTCTGCTCCGCCCCATCAAGCGCTGCTTAGCTGCCAATAAGATCGAAAGCGTCATGGGTATAATCAATGGCACTACCAATTATATCTTGACCCAGATGACAATCGCCAAGAAAGATTTTCAGGACGCGCTGGCTGAAGCCCAGGCCAAAGGTTTTGCGGAAGCCGACCCTTCCAATGATCTGGAAGGCCGAGACGCAGCTTACAAGTTGGCAATTCTAGCTTCGCTCTGCTTTAACAGCGCCGTTGATGTTAATCAAATTGCTGCTGAAAGCATCACTGAGGTAAGTGTGCGGGACATTGTATACGCTGATGAGCTGGGCTTTGTAATTAAACTCCTGGCAATTGGGGAAGAAACTCCGGAAGGACTGCTCTTAAGAGTCCACCCCACTCTCGTTCCGAAGCACCATCCTTTAGCTTCAGTGCACAATGAGTTCAACGCGGTCTTCTTAGCGGGCGATGCTGTGGGCGAGCTGATGTTTTACGGCCGCGGTGCGGGCTCTCTGCCTACTGCCAGCGCGGTCGTGGCCGATGTGATTGAAGCAGCTCGGAACATCAACTACCAGATTGAAAACGGCTATACCCATCCCACAGCGGCTGCGAAGCGGATTGTACCGATGGCAGAGACTAAATCCTGCTTCTATGTGCGCTTAAAAGCAAAAGACCAGCCCGGGGTATTCGGTGCCGTTGCCACTGCTCTTGGTGATGAAGGCATCAGTCTGGATTTGATTCTCCAGAACCAAAGGGAAGTTAACTTAGCTGAGATCGTTTTGGTCACCCATAAAGTGCCGGAAGCAAACTTCTACCGCGCTTTGGAGAGGATAAAAAAACTGGACAGCATCCGTAATATTTCTAACGTGATGCGGGTACTGGAAAGGGGTTAATTCATGGCTTGGCAGGGACTTATCGCTCAATATCGGGATTATTTGAATATCGAACCGGATACACCGATCATCACTTTAAATGAAGGCAATACCCTCTTATTAAAAGCAGAACATCTGCCCAAAAAGCTGGGCTTAGATCTAAACATCTATTTAAAATTTGAAGGACAGAATCCCACCGGGTCCTTTAAGGACCGGGGCATGACCATGGCGGTTACCAAGGCTGTTGCCGCCGGGTCCCGGGCAATTATCTGCGCGTCCACCGGGAATACTTCCGCATCGGCGGCGGCTTACGCTGCCCGGGCGCAGATCGACTGCCTGGTGCTGATTCCCCAAAACGCGGTTGCTTTAGGGAAACTTGCCCAGGCAATCACCTATGGGGCCAGGGTAATTGCGGTAGAAGGAAATTTTGATGACGCGCTGGAGCTGGTCCGCCAGCTGGCGGAAGTTGAGCCGGTTACCATCGTAAACTCCATCAATCCGGACCGCATTGAAGGCCAAAAAACCGCGGCTTTTGAAATCTGCGATCAGTTAGACCGCGCTCCCGACTACATCTCGATTCCGGTGGGTAACGCCGGCAATATTTCAGCTTACTGGCAGGGTTTCAAAGCCTACCATCAAGCTGGAAAAATTGACAAGCTGCCGGTGATGTGCGGATTCCAAGCTGCAGGCGCCGCCCCGATTGTGCTGGGTAAACCGGTACCCAATCCGGAAACAATCGCTACAGCCATCAGAATCGGCAACCCAGCCAGCTGGAAAACAGCGGAGCAGGCCAGGGATGAAAGCGGAGGCACGATTGCTGCAGTAACTGATGGTGAGATCTTGGAAGCTTACCAGCTGTTGGCCAGCAGTGAAGGTATTTTTGCGGAACCAGCATCAGCAGCATCGATCGCCGGCTTGATTAAGCTTGCCCGAACAGGCCGCTTCCCTACCGGCAGCAGCATTGTCTGCATCCTCACCGGAAACGGCTTGAAGGACCCTGACACCGCCATGTCGATTGGTGTCAAGCCGGAGACAGTCAAAGCAGATTTGAATGCTCTGCGAAGCATCTTAGCTTAGGAGGCGGCGCTGTGAAGATTAAAATTGCGGTTCCGGCAACCAGCGCCAATCTCGGTCCTGGCTTTGACACCCTCGGGCTGGCGCTGAAAGTCTACAATTATCTAGAAGTTGATTTAGATACGGATCAAACTGTCGTGGAAATTACTGGCTCAGGCAGCGCTTATCTGCCCACTGACAAAACTAACCTGGTCTATAAAGCGGCTGCGGCGGTGTTTAAAACAGCAGGCAAAACTCCGCCTCCCCTTAGAATTAAGCAGGAAAACCACATTCCCCCTGCTTCCGGTTTAGGCAGCAGCGCTGCGGCGGTAGTAGGCGGAATGTTTGCAGCTAATGCGCTGCTTAAAAGCCCTTTCAGTCCGGGAGAACTGCTCAATCTGGCGGTAGAGTTCGAAGGTCATCCCGACAATGCAGCTCCGGCGCTGTTAGGGGGCCTGGTGGTCAGCGGTATCGATCGTGATCAGGTTATCTGGCAGAAAGTTGCGGTCAAAAATCCACCGCAGGTAGTAATCATTGCCCCTGAGTACCGCCTCAAAACAGCAGAATCCCGAAGCATGCTGCCTCGGGAAGTTGCTTTTAGTGATGCGGTTGGAAACTTAAGCCGCCTCGCATTTCTGCTCAACTGCTTTACTGCCGGCGACTACACCTATCTTCGCTATGGCTGCGAAGATTTTCTCCACCAGAACTACCGGGCCGAGCTGATCCCAGGGTTTCAAGCTGCCATTTCTGCGTGCTACCAGGCAGGAGGTTTAGGCGCAGCGCTTTCAGGGGCCGGACCCTGTGTGATTGCTTTTGCCAAATCTGACGCTGAAAAGGTAGCAACCCGGATGCTGGCTGCTTTTGGAGAGCATGGGATCAAAAGCCGCGCAATAATCACCGGTATATCCGATCAAGGGGCATCTGTTGTTTAAAGCGCCTGCAAAACCTGCTCAGCGTATTTTTTTGCATCCGCAAGCGACATATCGCGGTAGTTGCCGCACTGGAGCTCATTGGCAGCCGGCACTTCGTCGGCTGCTAAAACTTTCTGGAGAGCTTTTTTAAGCGCCGCTTTAATCTCATCAGCGCTGCTCTCCCCCACCTTAATCAGGTAAAAGCCAGTGCGGCAGCCCATGGGCGAGAGATCAACAACATCTGCGATTTCTTCCCGCAAAAATCCAGCCAGGAGATGCTCCAGGGCATGTGCCGCCCCGGTGGGCATAATATCCTGGTTTGGCTGGGTAAAGCGGAGATCAAATTTAGTAATCAAATCGCCTTTCGGCGTGGTAATCCGTCCGCAGCTGCGGACAAAGGGAGCTTTCACCTTGGTATGATCAAAGGTAAAGCTTTCAACAACAACCTTATCCATGGGTTGACCTCCTCATCAAAATTCATTAAAGAAAGGAATGGAGTTATGACAATCAGCTATCGCACTATCTCGGAAGCGGAGTTTCCCCAGGCAATGGCGATTCGCTTTAAGGTGTTTGTGGACGAGCAGCAGGTGCCGCCTGAGGAGGAGCAGGACCACTATGACCAAACTGCGGTCCACTTCGGCGCTTTTGACCATGGGATCATGGTGGGCACCGGTCGCGTAGTAAGCGACGGCCGCAGAGGTAAGATCGGCCGTCTCGCTGTATTAAAATCTCACCGCGGCAGGGGCATCGGCATGGGGCTCCTCACTGCGATGACCGCATGGTGCCGAGAGCAGGGTCTTGAGGAAGCCTACCTCGGCGCTCAGCTTCACGCCATCCCCTTTTATGAAAAAGCCGGTTTTACCGCCGAAGGCCGAATCTTTGATGATGCCGGCATCCCCCACCGCATGATGAGAAAAAAGCTCTAATAAATAACCTGCTTGCTTAAGGCAATCGGGTTGTCGTCTGGTCCAAGGGGACGCAGCCTTACCGTAAAGCTGACCCGCTCCGGCCTTACCTGATACTTTGGCAG
The window above is part of the Bacillota bacterium genome. Proteins encoded here:
- a CDS encoding GNAT family N-acetyltransferase: MTISYRTISEAEFPQAMAIRFKVFVDEQQVPPEEEQDHYDQTAVHFGAFDHGIMVGTGRVVSDGRRGKIGRLAVLKSHRGRGIGMGLLTAMTAWCREQGLEEAYLGAQLHAIPFYEKAGFTAEGRIFDDAGIPHRMMRKKL
- a CDS encoding homoserine dehydrogenase, producing the protein MKSLNKPVIKIGLLGLGTVGTGTTQILTNNGADITAKVGSKLQITKALVRDVSKPRPNMDPSILLTQDPADVLADPEIDIVVEVMGGIEPAREYIAAALAGGKYVVTANKDLMAVHGSELLSIARENHRTIYYEASVGGGIPLLRPIKRCLAANKIESVMGIINGTTNYILTQMTIAKKDFQDALAEAQAKGFAEADPSNDLEGRDAAYKLAILASLCFNSAVDVNQIAAESITEVSVRDIVYADELGFVIKLLAIGEETPEGLLLRVHPTLVPKHHPLASVHNEFNAVFLAGDAVGELMFYGRGAGSLPTASAVVADVIEAARNINYQIENGYTHPTAAAKRIVPMAETKSCFYVRLKAKDQPGVFGAVATALGDEGISLDLILQNQREVNLAEIVLVTHKVPEANFYRALERIKKLDSIRNISNVMRVLERG
- a CDS encoding threonine synthase codes for the protein MAWQGLIAQYRDYLNIEPDTPIITLNEGNTLLLKAEHLPKKLGLDLNIYLKFEGQNPTGSFKDRGMTMAVTKAVAAGSRAIICASTGNTSASAAAYAARAQIDCLVLIPQNAVALGKLAQAITYGARVIAVEGNFDDALELVRQLAEVEPVTIVNSINPDRIEGQKTAAFEICDQLDRAPDYISIPVGNAGNISAYWQGFKAYHQAGKIDKLPVMCGFQAAGAAPIVLGKPVPNPETIATAIRIGNPASWKTAEQARDESGGTIAAVTDGEILEAYQLLASSEGIFAEPASAASIAGLIKLARTGRFPTGSSIVCILTGNGLKDPDTAMSIGVKPETVKADLNALRSILA
- a CDS encoding homoserine kinase translates to MKIKIAVPATSANLGPGFDTLGLALKVYNYLEVDLDTDQTVVEITGSGSAYLPTDKTNLVYKAAAAVFKTAGKTPPPLRIKQENHIPPASGLGSSAAAVVGGMFAANALLKSPFSPGELLNLAVEFEGHPDNAAPALLGGLVVSGIDRDQVIWQKVAVKNPPQVVIIAPEYRLKTAESRSMLPREVAFSDAVGNLSRLAFLLNCFTAGDYTYLRYGCEDFLHQNYRAELIPGFQAAISACYQAGGLGAALSGAGPCVIAFAKSDAEKVATRMLAAFGEHGIKSRAIITGISDQGASVV
- a CDS encoding S-ribosylhomocysteine lyase gives rise to the protein MDKVVVESFTFDHTKVKAPFVRSCGRITTPKGDLITKFDLRFTQPNQDIMPTGAAHALEHLLAGFLREEIADVVDLSPMGCRTGFYLIKVGESSADEIKAALKKALQKVLAADEVPAANELQCGNYRDMSLADAKKYAEQVLQAL
- the galU gene encoding UTP--glucose-1-phosphate uridylyltransferase GalU; protein product: MKIKKAVIPAAGLGTRFLPATKAQPKEMLPIVDKPSIQFIIEEAVESGIEEILIVTGRNKRSIEDHFDKNYELEAALKAKGDTERLRLIEDITNMVNIHYVRQKEPKGLGHAIYCARSFVGNEPFAVLLGDDIVANSVPCLKQLVEVYEQVRTSVLGVQPVPENMVDQYGVIKGEEIESGLYRVTGLVEKPAVAEAPSNVAILGRYIITPEIFEILASTKPGKGGEIQLTDALVTLLARQQIYAYAFAGRRYDVGSKLGFLKATVEFALEMPELRQEFAHYLTEVVKQFQDEKEDLS
- a CDS encoding sugar phosphate isomerase/epimerase, producing MSGPIIAAQLYTVREFMRTPEQIAEGLGKIKAIGYPSVQVSGIGQIDTNELRTILDREGLTVCATHVPWDRMENDLDNLINEHKILNCKYVGLGGMPGEYREDREGWVRFAKRASEIGKKLRDHGLQFIYHNHAFEFEKFDGVTGLDILLEESDPDAFHFELDTYWVQVGGANPVTWINKVAGRMKVVHFKDMGNAGKNESVMTEVGEGNLEWPEIIEACRRTGVEYAAVEQDICARDPFESLAISYRNLKDLGL
- a CDS encoding NADH:flavin oxidoreductase, which translates into the protein MEKLKFDYKTLEDFTADLDKYNLELPLESDVSLLKQPVQVGNKTIPNRLSVQPMEGCDAKPDGSPGELTYRRYQRFASGGAGLIWFEATAASAAGRGKPTQLYIHKDNVAEFKKLADATRQAGLDANGAAPYLVLQITHAGRYGDGKVIAVHEPEIDKKSGVDPDKPVITDEELKALEDDFVEAARLAAEAGFDAVDIKACHRYLISELLGAHNRPGEYGGSYENRTRWLKNVITKIKAAGIDIEITTRLNVYDAIPYPYGWGCDENGDPDLTEPKRFVQELVDLGLNMINVTAATPYITPHMSRPYDQAGLKGYPQPEHPLIGVHRMLSLVKEIQQTVPECVIVGTGFSWLRQFAPLVSAGMVKEGWAAICGFGREAFAYPDFANDIFASGEMNPRKVCISCSKCSELKGEARLTGCVVRDTEIYVPVYQEFLKDFRSRQ
- a CDS encoding SGNH/GDSL hydrolase family protein; its protein translation is MTIIKPNSTVLFQGDSITDCGRDRNDPDSLGRGYALMAAGMFSALYPEHKVKFINRGISGNRTEHLVARWQADCIDLQPDFVSIMIGINDVWHAYNKRIETVSIDQFTANYRHILNLTREHLDAEILLMEPYVLHIPEDRMLWREDLDPKREAVRKLAQEFDAIVIPMDEIFQAVAADDPGFWCPDGVHPAPAGHGLIAKAWLEAVKAL
- a CDS encoding Gfo/Idh/MocA family oxidoreductase, whose amino-acid sequence is MDKVRVGIIGIGNIGVSHARHFIQGRVPGAELTAVCDINPQRLEWAEKHLGSDLKRFQSAEEMFAAGCVDAVVIATPHYDHPPLAVAAFEQGLHVLVEKPAGVYTKQVREMNEAAAKSGRVFSMMYNQRTNPLYQKVRDLVQSGEVGELKRVIWIITDWYRPQSYYDSGGWRATWAGEGGGVLLNQCPHQLDLWQWICGMPKRVRAFCYYGKYHDIEVEDDVTAYVEYENGATGLFITTTGETPGTNRLEISGDRGKIVVEGDQLTFWRLRIPERQFNAEYQGGFGRPEAWKCDVPADGDYPGHQGVLRNWVDAIRKGTPLLAPGEEGINGLILSNAMHLSDWTDSWIELPFDEDLFYEKLKERIASSTFTKDGGDRTLDVSGTF